A stretch of the Acyrthosiphon pisum isolate AL4f chromosome A2, pea_aphid_22Mar2018_4r6ur, whole genome shotgun sequence genome encodes the following:
- the LOC100168306 gene encoding NPC intracellular cholesterol transporter 1 isoform X1: MSPIIITTVLFILLSVLPPSRANDTCIWYGECEKVDDLRVLNCHYDGPPKPMTDPKSIDVLKTWCPDFIQDHSKDGKTLNTCCGVDQLSTLGTSIVQAANFLHRCPSCMRTFGRFICELACSPTQSRFMNVTKLTTIGTSIQELDFYISDSYMQGVYDSCKSVSNPATGELAMDVICSGAIACTAQKWFRFLGNNSYLGFVINFIPVVKTDNPQRFVAPVIPCNQPVDNKTTACSCMDCDESCPLPDKIQEPQKSLNVAGIEIITMSSAILFGFIMSIFAGFVCFKDVIKNRNKKKNDKHKYIVAERTKTKHKNMLEKVFYKIGKYFASRSHISLMVSVCLITTLSHGIHYIKITIDPVDLWSSPSSQCRQEREYFNTNFKPFFRTTQVIIVPNGIRDVFYNTSEGSYTFGPVFNRTFLLEVQKLQQQIEALGSPFNGLDKVCFAPLVSKFGGPPKVSDCVVQSVWGYFGNKPYKLNRDSYFDKLKMCFHNPYNPLCLAPYGGPVDPSVALGGFSNSSEPITKMSPYEKATSLLLTFILNNHNSKPLLKDALEWENKFLDFMKNWTMVSKPSFMDVAYYSERSVEDELDRESHSDVSTIAISYLVMFLYIVFTLGWSKILLSFFGIVIVISSVVCSVGFYGLIGIPLSLIVLEVIPFIVLAVGVDNIFLIICTYQQMDMKEDELVPDYIGRILSKIGPSIFITTLAEITCFFIGSLSDMPVVRSFALYAAMALVFNFLLQMSCFIGLLALDAKRKTVKQEIKKQSLVFTTFQKLYVPAIMNKYVRPLIVLLFSAWLCMSIVVIPKIDVGLDVELTMTHDSYVLKYFKFMKQYFSTGPPVYFVVTDGLNLTDVNDQNLLCGGIHCDQSSIANQIYRASKMANVTYINRPSTSWIDDYFDWSSLSSCCKVTQNNSFCPHSSEDCTSCNIIKNDWGRPDVQHFAKFLPYFLQDSPDQKCSKAGHAAYSDAISFKNNSTGPNYFMTFHTVLKTSKDYYESMRSARSIANNMTETIRRKIPNTTTVVFPYSVFYVFYEQYLTIWQVCVQHLVLSFVMVTFVVWTFTNFEKSSAFTLLIVNTMITVDLLAFMYYCDISLNAISLVNIVMAIGIMVEFCGHIIFHNAKSIISCPIQRATHSCVEVGSSVFSGITLTKFAGLAVLGFANTPVFKIFYYRMYMGIVIIAALHSLVFLPVLLSYKGSYHVLVEQTDCAKKKTRSCKLQLLEVNVL; this comes from the exons ATGTCGCCAATAATAATCACGACGGTCCTGTTCATTCTCTTGTCCGTCCTCCCGCCGTCACGG gcTAATGATACTTGTATATGGTACGGAGAATGTGAAAAAGTAGATGATCTTCGTGTACTCAATTGCCATTATGATGGACCCCCCAAACCAATGACCGACCCAAAATCTATAGATGTTCTTAAAACGTGGTGTCCTGATTTCATACAAGATCATTCAAAAG aCGGAAAAACTCTTAATACGTGTTGCGGAGTCGATCAGCTTTCCACATTAGGCACAAGTATTGTACAGGCTGCAAACTTTTTACACAGATGTCCGTCATGTATGAGAACATTTGGAAGATTTATCTGTGAGTTGGCTTGTTCACCGACGCAGAGCCGATTTATGAATGTCACCAAATTGACGACAATAG GTACTTCGATACAAGAGTTGGATTTTTATATTTCCGATTCGTATATGCAAGGGGTTTACGATTCGTGTAAATCCGTGTCAAACCCGGCTACTGGTGAATTAGCAATGGATGTTATATGCTCAGGAGCAATAGCCTGTACAGCGCAAAA atgGTTTCGATTCTTGGGAAATAATTCATATCTAGGTTTCGTTATAAATTTCATACCAGTTGTAAAAACTGATAATCCCCAGCGGTTTGTAGCCCCAGTAATACCGTGTAATCAACCGGTAGAT AATAAAACTACTGCTTGTAGCTGCATGGACTGCGATGAAAGTTGTCCATTGCCGGATAAAATACAAGAACCTCAAAAATCGCTCAACGTAGCGGGTATTGAAATTATAACTATGTCATCGGCAATTTTGTTTGGTTTCATTATGTCGATATTTGCAGGATTCGTGTGTTTTAAAG ATGTAATAAAGAACagaaacaagaaaaaaaatgataaacataAGTACATTGTTGCTGAGCGtactaaaacaaaacataaaaatatgttggaaaaagttttttataaaattggaaaat atttcgCGAGTAGATCACATATTTCACTTATGGTGTCAGTGTGTCTGATTACCACATTAAGTCATGGTATTCACTACATTAAGATCACAATCGATCCAGTAGATTTATGGTCATCTCCAAGCAGCCAATGTCGGCAAGAGCGTGAATATTTCAACACAAACTTTAAGCCATTTTTTCGAACTACTCAAGTCATTATCGTGCCAAACGGAATACGAGAc gtgtTCTATAATACTTCTGAAGGTTCATATACATTTGGACCAGTGTTTAACCGTACTTTCTTGCTGGAAGTTCAAAAACTACAACAGCAAATTGAAGCC TTGGGCAGCCCATTTAACGGACTAGACAAAGTGTGTTTCGCACCACTTGTATCTAAATTCGGAGGTCCACCAAAAGTTTCGGATTGTGTAGTTCAAAGTGTTTGGGGCTATTTTGGAAACAAACCTTACAAACTGAACCGTGATAGTtactttgataaattaaaaatgtgcttTCA taatccGTATAATCCACTATGTTTAGCACCTTACGGGGGTCCAGTAGATCCGTCTGTGGCTCTTGGAGGCTTTTCCAATTCCAGTGAACCAATAACTAAAATGTCTCCTTATGAAAAAGCAACATCGttgttattaacatttatactcAACAACCACAACAGCAAACCATTGTTAAAAGATGCACTAGAATGGGAAAACAa gtttttgGATTTTATGAAGAACTGGACTATGGTATCAAAACCGTCTTTCATGGATGTAGCTTATTATTCTGAACGTTCGGTGGAAGATGAGTTGGATAGAGAATCTCATTCAGATGTGTCTACAATAGCTATAAGTTATTTAGTCATGTTCTTATACATAGTTTTTACTCTTGGATGGAGTAAAATCTTACTAAGTTTTTTCGGAATCGTAATCGTTATATCATCTGTTGTTTGTTCAGTTGGTTTTTACGGTTTAATTGGTATACCGCTGTCCTTGATCGTACTGGAG gTCATACCTTTTATTGTTCTTGCTGTTGGAgttgataatatattcttaatcaTTTGTACGTATCAACAAATGGACATGAAAGAAGACGAATTGGTTCCCGATTACATTGGTCGTATTTTAAGCAAAATCGGACCGTCAATTTTCATCACTACTCTCGCAGAAATCACATGTTTTTTTATCGGCAGTTTGTCTGATATGCCCGTAGTTCGATCTTTTGCATTATACGCAGCGATGGCTTTAGTGTTCAATTTCTTGTTACAGATGTCTTGTTTCATAGGTTTATTAGCATTAGATGCTAAACga AAAACAGTTaaacaagaaattaaaaaacaaagtttAGTGTTCACCACGTTTCAAAAATTATACGTTCCAGCTATAATGAACAAATATGTTAGACCATTAATTGTCTTATTATTTAGTGCATGGCTTTGTATGAGTATTGTGGTTATTCCAAAAATTGATGTGGGTCTGGATGTTGAACTAACTATGACCCATGATTCATAtgtgcttaaatattttaaa TTTATGAAACAGTACTTTTCGACTGGACCTCCTGTTTATTTTGTGGTTACTGACGGGTTGAATTTGACCGATGTTAATGACCAAAATCTTCTCTGCGGTGGTATTCATTGCGATCAATCTTCAATCGCCAATCAAATTTACAGGGCTTCAAAAATGGCAAATGt aacaTACATAAACAGGCCTTCAACGTCGTGGATTGATGATTATTTCGATTGGTCTTCTCTTTCAAGTTGCTGCAAAGTGACTCAGAACAATAGTTTTTGTCCGCACAGCAGTGAAGATTGTACAAGctgtaatatcattaaaaatgattggGGTCGCCCAGATGTGCAACATTTTGCAAAGTTTTTACCATATTTTCTCCAAGATAGTCCAGATCAAAAGTGTTCGAAAGCTGGACATGCAGCTTATAgtgat GCAAtttctttcaaaaataattcaaccggacctaattattttatgactttTCACACTGTATTGAAAACATCCAAAGATTATTATGAATCAATGCGCTCTGCTAGATCAATAGCAAATAATATGACTGAAACAATTAGAAGAAAAATTCCAAATACGACCACTGTTGTGTTCCCATACAG tgttttttatgtgttttatgaacaatatttaaCCATATGGCAAGTATGTGTTCAGCATTTAGTGTTGTCGTTTGTAATGGTAACTTTTGTAGTGTGGACGTTTACTAATTTCGAAAAATCTTCAGCTTTTACTCTTCTAATTGTTAATACAATGATAACTGTTGATTTGTTAgcatttatgtattattgtgatatttctTTAAACGCAATATCGTTGGTAAACATTGTAATG gcaaTAGGAATAATGGTTGAATTTTGTGGCCATATAATTTTTCACAacgcaaaatcaattatttcttGTCCAATTCAACGTGCTACTCATTCTTGTGTAGAAGTTGGGAGTtcg GTGTTTTCTGGCATTACTTTGACAAAATTTGCTGGCCTTGCCGTACTCGGTTTTGCTAACACaccagtatttaaaatattttactacagaATGTACAtgggtattgttattattgctgCATTGCATAGTTTAGTGTTCCTGCCAGTTTTACTAAGTTACAAAG GTTCATATCATGTCCTAGTAGAACAGACTGATTGTGCTAAGAAAAAAACTAGAAGTTGTAAGCTGCAACTATTAGAAGTGAATGTACTTTGA
- the LOC100168306 gene encoding NPC intracellular cholesterol transporter 1 isoform X2 translates to MSPIIITTVLFILLSVLPPSRANDTCIWYGECEKVDDLRVLNCHYDGPPKPMTDPKSIDVLKTWCPDFIQDHSKDGKTLNTCCGVDQLSTLGTSIVQAANFLHRCPSCMRTFGRFICELACSPTQSRFMNVTKLTTIGTSIQELDFYISDSYMQGVYDSCKSVSNPATGELAMDVICSGAIACTAQKWFRFLGNNSYLGFVINFIPVVKTDNPQRFVAPVIPCNQPVDNKTTACSCMDCDESCPLPDKIQEPQKSLNVAGIEIITMSSAILFGFIMSIFAGFVCFKDVIKNRNKKKNDKHKYIVAERTKTKHKNMLEKVFYKIGKYFASRSHISLMVSVCLITTLSHGIHYIKITIDPVDLWSSPSSQCRQEREYFNTNFKPFFRTTQVIIVPNGIRDVFYNTSEGSYTFGPVFNRTFLLEVQKLQQQIEALGSPFNGLDKVCFAPLVSKFGGPPKVSDCVVQSVWGYFGNKPYKLNRDSYFDKLKMCFHNPYNPLCLAPYGGPVDPSVALGGFSNSSEPITKMSPYEKATSLLLTFILNNHNSKPLLKDALEWENKFLDFMKNWTMVSKPSFMDVAYYSERSVEDELDRESHSDVSTIAISYLVMFLYIVFTLGWSKILLSFFGIVIVISSVVCSVGFYGLIGIPLSLIVLEVIPFIVLAVGVDNIFLIICTYQQMDMKEDELVPDYIGRILSKIGPSIFITTLAEITCFFIGSLSDMPVVRSFALYAAMALVFNFLLQMSCFIGLLALDAKRKTVKQEIKKQSLVFTTFQKLYVPAIMNKYVRPLIVLLFSAWLCMSIVVIPKIDVGLDVELTMTHDSYVLKYFKFMKQYFSTGPPVYFVVTDGLNLTDVNDQNLLCGGIHCDQSSIANQIYRASKMANVTYINRPSTSWIDDYFDWSSLSSCCKVTQNNSFCPHSSEDCTSCNIIKNDWGRPDVQHFAKFLPYFLQDSPDQKCSKAGHAAYSDAISFKNNSTGPNYFMTFHTVLKTSKDYYESMRSARSIANNMTETIRRKIPNTTTVVFPYRQ, encoded by the exons ATGTCGCCAATAATAATCACGACGGTCCTGTTCATTCTCTTGTCCGTCCTCCCGCCGTCACGG gcTAATGATACTTGTATATGGTACGGAGAATGTGAAAAAGTAGATGATCTTCGTGTACTCAATTGCCATTATGATGGACCCCCCAAACCAATGACCGACCCAAAATCTATAGATGTTCTTAAAACGTGGTGTCCTGATTTCATACAAGATCATTCAAAAG aCGGAAAAACTCTTAATACGTGTTGCGGAGTCGATCAGCTTTCCACATTAGGCACAAGTATTGTACAGGCTGCAAACTTTTTACACAGATGTCCGTCATGTATGAGAACATTTGGAAGATTTATCTGTGAGTTGGCTTGTTCACCGACGCAGAGCCGATTTATGAATGTCACCAAATTGACGACAATAG GTACTTCGATACAAGAGTTGGATTTTTATATTTCCGATTCGTATATGCAAGGGGTTTACGATTCGTGTAAATCCGTGTCAAACCCGGCTACTGGTGAATTAGCAATGGATGTTATATGCTCAGGAGCAATAGCCTGTACAGCGCAAAA atgGTTTCGATTCTTGGGAAATAATTCATATCTAGGTTTCGTTATAAATTTCATACCAGTTGTAAAAACTGATAATCCCCAGCGGTTTGTAGCCCCAGTAATACCGTGTAATCAACCGGTAGAT AATAAAACTACTGCTTGTAGCTGCATGGACTGCGATGAAAGTTGTCCATTGCCGGATAAAATACAAGAACCTCAAAAATCGCTCAACGTAGCGGGTATTGAAATTATAACTATGTCATCGGCAATTTTGTTTGGTTTCATTATGTCGATATTTGCAGGATTCGTGTGTTTTAAAG ATGTAATAAAGAACagaaacaagaaaaaaaatgataaacataAGTACATTGTTGCTGAGCGtactaaaacaaaacataaaaatatgttggaaaaagttttttataaaattggaaaat atttcgCGAGTAGATCACATATTTCACTTATGGTGTCAGTGTGTCTGATTACCACATTAAGTCATGGTATTCACTACATTAAGATCACAATCGATCCAGTAGATTTATGGTCATCTCCAAGCAGCCAATGTCGGCAAGAGCGTGAATATTTCAACACAAACTTTAAGCCATTTTTTCGAACTACTCAAGTCATTATCGTGCCAAACGGAATACGAGAc gtgtTCTATAATACTTCTGAAGGTTCATATACATTTGGACCAGTGTTTAACCGTACTTTCTTGCTGGAAGTTCAAAAACTACAACAGCAAATTGAAGCC TTGGGCAGCCCATTTAACGGACTAGACAAAGTGTGTTTCGCACCACTTGTATCTAAATTCGGAGGTCCACCAAAAGTTTCGGATTGTGTAGTTCAAAGTGTTTGGGGCTATTTTGGAAACAAACCTTACAAACTGAACCGTGATAGTtactttgataaattaaaaatgtgcttTCA taatccGTATAATCCACTATGTTTAGCACCTTACGGGGGTCCAGTAGATCCGTCTGTGGCTCTTGGAGGCTTTTCCAATTCCAGTGAACCAATAACTAAAATGTCTCCTTATGAAAAAGCAACATCGttgttattaacatttatactcAACAACCACAACAGCAAACCATTGTTAAAAGATGCACTAGAATGGGAAAACAa gtttttgGATTTTATGAAGAACTGGACTATGGTATCAAAACCGTCTTTCATGGATGTAGCTTATTATTCTGAACGTTCGGTGGAAGATGAGTTGGATAGAGAATCTCATTCAGATGTGTCTACAATAGCTATAAGTTATTTAGTCATGTTCTTATACATAGTTTTTACTCTTGGATGGAGTAAAATCTTACTAAGTTTTTTCGGAATCGTAATCGTTATATCATCTGTTGTTTGTTCAGTTGGTTTTTACGGTTTAATTGGTATACCGCTGTCCTTGATCGTACTGGAG gTCATACCTTTTATTGTTCTTGCTGTTGGAgttgataatatattcttaatcaTTTGTACGTATCAACAAATGGACATGAAAGAAGACGAATTGGTTCCCGATTACATTGGTCGTATTTTAAGCAAAATCGGACCGTCAATTTTCATCACTACTCTCGCAGAAATCACATGTTTTTTTATCGGCAGTTTGTCTGATATGCCCGTAGTTCGATCTTTTGCATTATACGCAGCGATGGCTTTAGTGTTCAATTTCTTGTTACAGATGTCTTGTTTCATAGGTTTATTAGCATTAGATGCTAAACga AAAACAGTTaaacaagaaattaaaaaacaaagtttAGTGTTCACCACGTTTCAAAAATTATACGTTCCAGCTATAATGAACAAATATGTTAGACCATTAATTGTCTTATTATTTAGTGCATGGCTTTGTATGAGTATTGTGGTTATTCCAAAAATTGATGTGGGTCTGGATGTTGAACTAACTATGACCCATGATTCATAtgtgcttaaatattttaaa TTTATGAAACAGTACTTTTCGACTGGACCTCCTGTTTATTTTGTGGTTACTGACGGGTTGAATTTGACCGATGTTAATGACCAAAATCTTCTCTGCGGTGGTATTCATTGCGATCAATCTTCAATCGCCAATCAAATTTACAGGGCTTCAAAAATGGCAAATGt aacaTACATAAACAGGCCTTCAACGTCGTGGATTGATGATTATTTCGATTGGTCTTCTCTTTCAAGTTGCTGCAAAGTGACTCAGAACAATAGTTTTTGTCCGCACAGCAGTGAAGATTGTACAAGctgtaatatcattaaaaatgattggGGTCGCCCAGATGTGCAACATTTTGCAAAGTTTTTACCATATTTTCTCCAAGATAGTCCAGATCAAAAGTGTTCGAAAGCTGGACATGCAGCTTATAgtgat GCAAtttctttcaaaaataattcaaccggacctaattattttatgactttTCACACTGTATTGAAAACATCCAAAGATTATTATGAATCAATGCGCTCTGCTAGATCAATAGCAAATAATATGACTGAAACAATTAGAAGAAAAATTCCAAATACGACCACTGTTGTGTTCCCATACAG gcaaTAG